The following coding sequences are from one Triticum aestivum cultivar Chinese Spring chromosome 5A, IWGSC CS RefSeq v2.1, whole genome shotgun sequence window:
- the LOC123102479 gene encoding mitochondrial import inner membrane translocase subunit Tim9 — MDKSMLGDLDNLPDEDKMRMSAMIEQLQMRDSLRMYNALVETCFKDCVDTFRRKTLDKQEESCVRRCAEKFLKHSMRVGMRFAELNQGVATPD; from the exons ATGGACAAGAGCATGCTCGGCGACCTCGACAACCTCCCCGATGAGGACAAGATGCGCATGTCCGCCATGATCGAACAGCTGCAGATGCGTGACAG TCTACGGATGTACAATGCGCTGGTGGAGACGTGCTTCAAGGACTGTGTTGACACATTCCGGAGGAAGACGCTGGACAAGCAAGAGGAGTCGTGTGTCCGCCGCTGCGCCGAGAAGTTCCTGAAGCACTCCATGAGGGTTGGCATGCGATTTGCTGAGCTTAACCAAGGCGTTGCCACACCTGACTAA